In Symphalangus syndactylus isolate Jambi chromosome 14, NHGRI_mSymSyn1-v2.1_pri, whole genome shotgun sequence, one DNA window encodes the following:
- the SRRM2 gene encoding serine/arginine repetitive matrix protein 2 isoform X2: MYNGIGLPTPRGSGTNGYVQRNLSLVRGRRGERPDYKGEEELRRLEAALVKRPNPDILDHERKRRVELRCLELEEMMEEQGYEEQQIQEKVATFRLMLLEKDVNPGGKEETPGQRPAVTETHQLAELNEKKNERLRAAFGISDSYVDGSSFDPQRRAREAKQPAPEPPKPYSLVRESSSSRSPTPKQKKKKKKKDRGRSESSSPRRERKKSSKKKKHRSESESKKRKHRSPTPKSKRKSKDKKRKRSRSTTPAPKSRRAHRSTSADSASSSDTSRSRSRSAAAKTHTTDLTGRSPSPASGRRGEGDAPFSEPGTGTQRPSSPEPATKQPSSPYEDKDKDKKEKSATRPSPSPERSSTGPEPPAPTPLLAERHGGSPQPHATTPLSQEPVNPPSEASPTRGRSPPKSPEKLPQSSSSESSPPSPQPTKVSRHASSSPESPKPAPAPGSHREISSSPTSKNRSHGRAKRDKSHSHTPSRRVGRSRSPATTKRGRSRSRTPTKRGHSRSRSPQWRRSRSAQRWGRSRSPQRRGRSRSPQRPGWSRSRNTQRRGRSRSARRGRSHSRSPATRGRSRSRSPARRGRSRSRTPARRRSRSRTPARRRSRSRTPARRGRSRSRTPARRRSRTRSPARRRSRSRSPARRSGRSRSRTPARRGRSRSRTPARRGRSRSRTPARRSGRSRSRTPARRGRSRSRTPRRGRSRSRSLVRRGRSHSRTPQRRGRSGSSSERKNKSRTSQRRSRSNSSPEVKKSRVSSRRSRSLSSPRSKAKSRLSLRRSLSGSSPCPKQKSQTPPRRSRSGSSQPKAKSRTPPRRSRSSSSPPPKQKSKTPSRQSHSSSSPHPKVKSGTPPRQESIRSPQANEQSVTPQRRSCFESSPDPELKSRTPSRHSCAGSSPPRVKSSTPPRQSPSRSSSPQPKVKAIMSPRQRSHSGSSSPSPSRVTSRTTRQSRSVSPCSNVESRLLPRYSHSGSSSPDTKVKPETPPRQSHSGSVSPYPKVKAQTPPGPSLSGSKSPCPQEKSKDSLVQSCPGSFSLCAGVKSSTPPGESYFGLSSLQLKGQSQTSPDHRSDTSSPEVTQSHSESPSLRSKSQTSPKGGRSRSSSPITELASRSPVRQDRVELSASPMLKSVMSPEQSRFQSDSSSSHPTVDSNSLLGQSRSETSESKEKMALPPQEDATASPPRQKDKFSPFPVQDKPESSLVFKDTPRTPPRERSGAGSSPETKEQNSALPTSSQDEELMEVVEKSEEPASQILSHLSSELKEMSAGNFESSPEVEERPAVSLTLDQSQSQASLEAVEVPSMASSWGGPHFSPEHKELSNSPLRENSFGSPLEFRNSGPLGTEMNTGFSSDVKEDLNGPFLNQLETDPSLDMKEQSTRSSRRSSSELSPDAVEKAGMSSNQSVSSPVLDAVPRTPSRERSSSASSPEMKDGLPRTPSRRSRSGSSPGLRDGSGTPSRHSLSGSSPGMKDIPRTPSRGRSECDSSPEPKALPQTPRPRSRSPSSPELNNKCLTPQRERSGSESSVDQKTVARTPLGQRSRSGSSQELDVKPSASPQERSESDSSPDSKAKTRTPLRQRSRSGSSPEVDSKSRPSPRRSRSGSSPEVKDKPRAAPRAQSGSDSSPEPKAPAPRALPRRSRSGSSSKGRGPSPEGSSSTESSPEHPPKSRTARRGSRSSPEPKTKSRTPPRRRSSRSSPELTRKARLSRRSRSASSSPETRSRTPPRHRRSPSVSSPEPAEKSRSSRRRRSASSPRTKTTSRRGRSPSPKPRGLQRSRSRSRREKTRTTRRRDRSGSSQSTSRRRQRSRSRSRVTRRRRGGSGYHSRSPARQESSRTSSRRRRGRSRTPPTSRKRSRSRTSPAPWKRSRSRASPATHRRSRSRTPLISRRRSRSRTSPVSRRRSRSRTSVTRRRSRSRASPVSRRRSRSRTPPVTRRRSRSRTPTTRRRSRSRTPPVTRRRSRSRTPPVTRRRSRSRTSPITRRRSRSRTSPVTRRRSRSRTSPVTRRRSRSRTSPVTRRRSRSRTPPAIRRRSRSRTPLLPRKRSRSRSPLAIRRRSRSRTPRTARGKRSLTRSPPAIRRRSASGSSSDRSRSATPPATRNHSGSRTPPVALNSSRMSCFSRPSMSPTPLDRCRSPGMLEPLGSSRTPMSVLQQAGGSMMDGPGPRIPDHQRTSVPENHAQSRIALALTAISLGTARPPPSMSAAGLAARMSQVPAPVPLMSLRTAPAASLASRIPAASAAAMNLASARTPAIPTAVNLADSRTPAAAAAMNLASPRTAVAPSAVNLADPRTPTAPAVNLAGARTPAALAALSLTGSGTPPTAANYPSSSRTPQAPASANLVGPRSAHATAPVNIAGSRTAAALAPASLTSARMAPALSGANLTSPRVPLSAYERVSGRTSPPLLDRARSRTPPSAPSQSRMTSERAPSPSSRMGQAPSQSLLPPAQDQPRSPVPSAFSDQSRCLIAQTTPVAGSQSLSSGAVATTTSSAGDHNGMLSVPAPGVPHSDVGEPPASTGAQQPSALAALQPAKERRSSSSSSSSSSSSSSSSSSSSSSSSSGSSSSDSEGSSLPVQPEVALKRVPSPTPAPKEAVREGRPPEPTPAKRKRRSSSSSSSSSSSSSSSSSSSSSSSSSSSSSSSSSSSSSSSSSSPSPAKPGPQALPKPASPKKPPPGERSLLPVSPSPRHSLPHVARGTFLKRTSGYFPPLHKSFGTPCGLQDKAPPLREWRVRLFTNGPCPPCVLLLPAPTHALCSSHTQRLAV, encoded by the exons ATGTACAACGGGATCGGGCTGCCGACGCCCCGGGGCAGCGGCACCAACGGCTACGTCCAGCGCAACCTGTCCCTGGTGCGGGGCCGCCGGGGTGAGCGGCCTGACTACAAGGGAGAGGAGGAACTGCGGCGCCTGGAGGCTGCCCTGGTGAAGCGGCCTAATCCTGACATCCTGGACCACGAGCGCAAGCGGCGCGTGGAGCTGCGATGCCTCGAGCTGGAGGAGATGATGGAAGAGCAGGG GTACGAGGAACAGCAAATTCAGGAAAAAGTGGCGACCTTTCGACTCATGTTGCTGGAGAAGGATGTGAACCCTGGGGGCAAGGAAGAGACCCCAGGGCAGAGGCCAGC GGTCACGGAGACTCACCAGTTGGCAGAATTGAATGAGAAGAAGAATGAAAGACTCCGTGCTGCCTTTGGCATCAGTGATTCTTACGTAGATGGCAGCTCTTTTGATCCTCAGCGTCGTGCCCGAGAAGCTAAACAACCAgctcctgagcctcccaaacCTTACAG CCTTGTTCGGGAGTCTAGCAGTTCTCGCTCACCCACCCCaaagcagaagaagaagaaaaagaagaaagatagagGACG GTCAGAGAGCAGCTCTCCTCGacgggagagaaagaaaagctcaAAGAAGAAGAAGCACAG GTCAGAATCTGAGTCCAAGAAGCGTAAGCATAG GTCTCCCACTCCAAAGAGCAAACGTAAATCTAAGGACAAAAAGCGAAAGCG GTCTCGAAGTACAACGCCAGCCCCCAAGAGCCGCCGGGCCCACCGTTCAACTTCTGCTGACTCTGCTTCCTCCTCCGATACTTCCCGCAGTCG GTCTCGAAGTGCTGCAGCTAAAACTCATACAACTGACTTGACTGGGCGAAGTCCTTCCCCTGCTTCAGGGCGACGAGGGGAGGGAGATGCGCCTTTCAGTGAACCGGGTACCGGCACACAACGGCCTAGTAGCCCGGAGCCTGCTACAAAACAGCCTAGCAGCCCTTATGAAGACAAAGATAAAGACAAGAAGGAG AAATCTGCAACTCGACCTAGCCCCTCTCCGGAAAGGAGCAGCACAGGCCCAGAACCACCTGCTCCCACTCCGCTCCTTGCTGAGCGACATGGCGGCTCCCCACAACCCCATGCAACAACCCCCTTAAGCCAGGAGCCAGTGAACCCCCCATCTGAGGCCTCTCCAACTCGGGGCCGTTCACCACCTAAGTCTCCCGAGAAACTTCCCCAATCTTCTTCCTCAGAGAGCAGCCCACCATCCCCTCAACCTACCAAAGTTTCTCGGCATGCCAGCTCTTCCCCAGAAAGTCCTAAACCAGCTCCAGCTCCGGGGTCCCACCGAGAGATTTCTTCTTCTCCCACATCCAAGAATCGCTCACATGGCCGAGCAAAACGGGATAAATCGCACTCTCATACCCCCTCCCGTAGGGTGGGGAGGTCCCGTAGCCCTGCCACCACTAAGAGAGGGCGATCTCGGTCTCGAACCCCTACCAAGAGAGGTCATTCTCGATCCCGATCTCCCCAGTGGCGTAGGTCCAGGTCTGCACAGAGGTGGGGAAGATCTAGAAGCCCCCAGCGACGTGGCCGCTCTAGGTCTCCTCAGCGACCAGGCTGGTCTAGGAGCAGAAATACCCAGAGAAGAGGCAGGTCTAGGTCAGCAAGGCGAGGGAGGTCCCACTCTAGATCCCCAGCCACTAGGGGCAGATCTCGTTCTAGATCACCAGCCCGTCGGGGCAGGTCCCGCTCTAGAACACCTGCCAGGCGGAGATCACGATCCAGAACACCCGCCAGGCGTAGGTCTCGGTCTAGAACACCAGCCCGGAGAGGCAGGTCTCGGTCTAGAACACCTGCTAGGCGCAGATCTAGGACCCGATCACCAGCACGACGCAGGTCTCGTAGTAGATCACCAGCCAGGAGAAGTGGCAGGTCACGCTCTAGAACCCCAGCCAGACGTGGCCGCTCGCGCTCCAGAACCCCAGCCAGACGTGGCCGCTCACGCTCTAGAACCCCAGCTAGACGCAGTGGTCGCTCACGCTCCAGAACACCAGCCAGGAGAGGGAGGTCTCGGTCTAGGACACCAAGACGAGGAAGATCCCGCAGTAGAAGCTTAGTTAGACGTGGAAGATCTCACTCTAGAACACCTCAAAGAAGAGGCAGATCTGGCTCATCTTCAGAGCGGAAGAACAAATCCAGAACATCTCAGAGAAGAAGCAGGTCCAATTCAAGCCCAGAAGTGAAGAAGTCTCGCGTTTCTTCAAGGCGGAGCAGGTCTCTCTCTTCACCACGGTCCAAAGCAAAATCTCGCTTGTCTTTGAGGCGCAGCCTTTCAGGGTCTTCCCCATGCCCTAAACAAAAGTCACAGACACCACCCAGGCGCAGTCGCTCTGGATCCTCCCAACCTAAAGCTAAATCTAGAACGCCACCCAGACGTAGTCGCTCCAGTTCTTCACCACCACCTAAACAGAAATCTAAAACGCCATCAAGACAAAGTCATTCCAGTTCATCTCCTCATCCTAAAGTGAAATCTGGAACACCACCGAGGCAAGAGTCTATAAGAAGTCCCCAGGCCAATGAGCAATCTGTAACGCCACAGAGACGGAGCTGTTTTGAATCATCACCTGACCCTGAGTTGAAATCTAGGACCCCTTCTAGACATAGCTGCGCAGGGTCCTCTCCTCCTAGAGTGAAATCTAGCACACCTCCCAGACAGAGCCCATCTAGGTCATCATCTCCACAACCCAAAGTGAAGGCGATAATGTCACCAAGACAAAGAAGCCATTCTGGCTCCTCTTCTCCAAGTCCTAGTAGGGTGACATCGAGAACAACACGGCAAAGCAGATCAGTGTCTCCCTGCTCCAATGTAGAATCCAGATTGTTGCCAAGATACAGTCATTCTGGGTCCTCCTCACCAGATACCAAAGTGAAACCTGAAACACCGCCAAGACAAAGTCACTCAGGGTCTGTTTCACCATACCCCAAAGTAAAGGCCCAAACTCCACCAGGGCCAAGTCTTTCTGGATCAAAGTCACCATGTCCCCAAGAGAAGTCTAAAGACTCACTAGTTCAAAGTTGCCCTGGATCCTTCTCTCTGTGTGCAGGAGTAAAATCTAGCACACCACCAGGGGAGAGCTATTTTGGCCTCTCATCTCTGCAACTGAAAGGacaatctcagacttcaccagaCCACAGATCTGATACTTCAAGTCCAGAAGTGACACAGAGTCACTCAGAATCCCCATCTCTGCGGAGCAAATCTCAAACATCACCTAAGGGAGGTCGGTCCAGGTCTTCATCTCCAATCACTGAGCTGGCATCCAGATCTCCAGTAAGACAAGATAGAGTTGAGTTGTCAGCGAGTCCTATGTTGAAATCTGTAATGTCTCCTGAGCAGAGCAGGTTCCAGTCTGACTCTTCTTCTTCACATCCTACAGTGGACTCGAATTCTCTCTTGGGGCAGAGTAGATCAGAGACTTCTgaatcaaaagagaaaatggcCTTACCCCCTCAGGAGGATGCTACTGCATCGCCTCCtagacagaaagacaaatttagtCCCTTTCCAGTACAGGATAAGCCTGAGTCTTCACTGGTATTCAAAGACACACCTAGAACCCCGCCAAGGGAAAGAAGTGGTGCTGGGTCATCTCCAGAAACAAAAGAGCAAAATAGTGCATTGCCTACGTCAAGCCAAGATGAAGAGTTAATGGAGGTGGTAGAGAAGTCCGAAGAACCCGCAAGCCAAATCCTGTCTCATTTGTCTTCAGAACTTAAAGAAATGTCCGCAGGTAACTTTGAGTCATCTCCTGAAGTAGAAGAAAGGCCTGCTGTGTCTTTGACTCTTGATCAGAGCCAGTCACAGGCTTCTTTGGAAGCAGTAGAAGTCCCTTCAATGGCCTCATCTTGGGGTGGGCCACATTTTTCTCCAGAACATAAAGAACTGTCTAACTCCCCACTCAGGGAGAACAGCTTTGGATCACCTTTAGAATTTAGAAACTCAGGCCCACTTGGTACAGAAATGAATACTGGATTTTCTTCTGACGTTAAAGAAGATTTGAATGGACCTTTTCTTAATCAGCTGGAAACAGATCCATCTCTAGACATGAAAGAACAATCGACGAGATCCTCTAGACGCAGCAGTTCTGAGTTATCCCCAGATGCAGTGGAAAAGGCAGGGATGTCTTCAAATCAGAGCGTCTCTTCACCTGTGCTTGATGCTGTACCCAGAACACCCTCGAGAGAAAGAAGTAGTTCTGCATCTTCTCCTGAAATGAAAGATGGTTTACCCAGAACTCCATCGAGGAGAAGCAGGTCTGGGTCTTCTCCAGGACTTAGAGATGGGTCTGGGACTCCCTCGAGGCACAGCCTGTCTGGGTCCTCTCCTGGAATGAAAGATATACCTAGAACACCATCTAGAGGGAGAAGTGAATGTGATTCTTCCCCAGAACCGAAAGCTTTGCCTCAGACTCCTAGGCCGAGGAGTCGTTCTCCATCATCCCCAGAGCTCAACAACAAGTGTCTTACCCCCCAGAGAGAAAGAAGCGGGTCAGAATCATCAGTTGATCAGAAAACTGTGGCTCGGACTCCCCTGGGGCAGAGAAGTCGTTCGGGATCTTCTCAAGAACTTGATGTGAAACCCAGTGCATCCCCTCAGGAAAGAAGTGAGTCAGACTCTTCTCCAGATTCTAAAGCCAAGACACGAACCCCACTTCGGCAAAGGAGTCGCTCTGGATCATCTCCAGAGGTTGACAGCAAATCTCGACCATCCCCTCGGCGCAGTAGGTCTGGTTCCTCCCCTGAAGTGAAAGATAAGCCAAGAGCAGCACCCAGGGCACAGAGTGGTTCTGATTCCTCTCCTGAACCTAAAGCTCCAGCCCCTCGGGCCCTTCCCAGACGGAGCAGATCAGGTTCATCAAGCAAAGGCAGAGGCCCTTCTCCTGAAGGAAGCAGCAGTACTGAGTCCTCTCCTGAACATCCGCCCAAATCCAGAACTGCTCGCAGAGGTTCCAGGTCATCACCAGAGCCCAAGACCAAGTCTCGTACACCACCTCGACGTCGCAGCTCTCGGTCATCTCCTGAGCTAACAAGGAAGGCCAGACTCTCCCGTAGAAGCCGCTCTGCCTCATCCTCACCAGAAACTCGCTCTAGAACTCCCCCAAGGCACCGGAGAAGTCCCTCAGTGTCTTCCCCGGAGCCAGCCGAAAAGTCAAGGTCTTCACGCCGACGGCGCTCAGCTTCATCTCCACGCACTAAGACAACCTCAAGGAGAGGCCGCTCTCCTTCGCCAAAGCCTCGTGGACTCCAGAGGTCCCGTTCCCGCTcaaggagagagaaaacaagaaCAACCCGACGTCGAGATAGGTCTGGATCTTCTCAGTCAACCTCTCGGCGAAGACAGCGGAGCCGGTCAAGGTCGCGGGTTACTCGGCGGCGGAGGGGAGGCTCTGGTTATCACTCAAGGTCCCCTGCCCGGCAGGAAAGTTCCCGGACCTCCTCTCGACGCCGAAGAGGCCGCTCTCGGACACCCCCAACCAGTCGGAAGCGTTCTCGCTCACGCACGTCACCAGCCCCGTGGAAACGCTCTAGATCTCGAGCCTCTCCAGCCACTCACCGGCGATCCAGGTCCAGAACCCCCCTGATAAGCCGACGTAGGTCCAGGTCTCGAACGTCACCAGTCAGCCGGAGACGGTCAAGGTCCAGGACTTCAGTGACTCGACGAAGATCCCGGTCAAGAGCATCCCCAGTGAGCAGAAGGCGGTCCAGATCCAGAACACCACCAGTAACCCGCCGTCGTTCAAGGTCCAGAACGCCAACAACACGCCGCCGCTCCCGTTCTAGAACTCCACCAGTGACTCGCAGAAGGTCCAGATCTAGGACTCCACCAGTAACCAGGAGGCGATCTCGAAGCAGAACTTCACCTATCACTCGCAGAAGATCAAGATCCAGAACATCTCCGGTCACCCGAAGGAGATCTCGATCTCGCACATCTCCAGTAACTCGAAGAAGGTCCCGCTCTCGAACCTCACCAGTGACACGCCGCCGCTCTAGGTCCCGGACACCTCCAGCTATTCGGCGCCGCTCTAGATCTCGAACGCCACTTTTGCCACGCAAACGTTCTCGGAGTCGCTCACCACTTGCTATCCGCCGCCGCTCCAGATCCCGTACTCCACGAACAGCTCGGGGTAAACGGTCCTTAACAAGATCTCCTCCAGCCATCCGCAGGCGCTCTGCATCTGGAAGTAGTTCTGATCGTTCACGATCTGCTACTCCTCCAGCAACAAGAAATCATTCTGGTTCACGGACACCTCCAGTAGCACTCAACAGCTCCAGAATGAGCTGCTTCAGTCGTCCTAGCATGTCCCCAACACCTCTTGACCGCTGCAGATCACCTGGAATGCTTGAACCCCTTGGCAGCTCTAGAACACCCATGTCTGTCCTGCAGCAAGCCGGTGGCTCCATGATGGATGGTCCAGGTCCCCGAATACCTGACCACCAGAGAACATCTGTGCCAGAAAATCATGCTCAGTCCAGGATTGCACTTGCCCTGACGGCCATCAGTCTCGGCACCGCTCGGCCTCCTCCGTCCATGTCTGCTGCTGGCCTTGCTGCAAGAATGTCCCAGGTTCCAGCCCCGGTGCCTCTCATGAGTCTCAGAACCGCCCCAGCAGCCAGCCTTGCCAGCAGGATTCCTGCAGCCTCTGCGGCAGCCATGAACCTAGCCAGCGCCAGGACACCTGCCATCCCAACAGCAGTGAACCTGGCTGACTCTCGAACGCCAGCTGCAGCAGCGGCCATGAACTTGGCCAGCCCCAGAACAGCAGTGGCACCTTCGGCTGTGAACCTGGCTGACCCTCGCACTCCCACAGCCCCAGCTGTGAACCTAGCAGGGGCCAGAACCCCAGCTGCCTTGGCAGCTCTGAGTCTCACAGGCTCTGGCACACCACCAACTGCTGCAAACTATCCCTCCAGCTCCAGAACACCACAGGCTCCAGCCTCTGCAAACCTGGTGGGTCCTCGGTCTGCACATGCCACAGCTCCTGTGAATATTGCCGGCTCCAGAACCGCTGCAGCCTTGGCCCCCGCGAGCCTCACCAGTGCTAGGATGGCTCCGGCATTGTCTGGTGCAAACCTCACCAGCCCCAGGGTGCCCCTTTCTGCCTACGAGCGTGTCAGTGGCAGAACCTCACCGCCGCTCCTTGACCGAGCTAGATCCAGAACACCACCGTCTGCCCCAAGCCAGTCTAGGATGACCTCTGAACgggctccctccccttcctctagAATGGGCCAGGCTCCTTCACAGTCTCTTCTCCCTCCAGCACAGGATCAGCCGAGGTCTCCTGTGCCTTCTGCTTTTTCAGACCAGTCCCGTTGTTTGATTGCCCAGACCACCCCTGTAGCAGGGTCTCAGTCCCTTTCCTCTGGGGCAGTGGCAACGACCACGTCCTCTGCTGGTGACCACAATGGCATGCTCTCTGTCCCTGCCCCTGGGGTGCCCCACTCTGATGTGGGGGAGCCACCTGCCTCCACTGGGGCCCAGCAGCCTTCTGCATTAGCCGCCCTGCAGCCAGCAAAGGAGCGGCGGAGTTcctcgtcgtcgtcgtcgtcctCTAGCTCGTCCTCTTCATCATCGTCGTCATCATCGTCATCGTCCTCCTCTGGCTCCAGTTCTAGTGACTCAGAGGGCTCTAGCCTTCCTGTGCAACCTGAGGTGGCACTGAAGAG ggtccccagccccaccccagccccaaagGAGGCTGTTCGAGAGGGACGTCCTCCGGAGCCAACCCCAGCCAAACGGAAGAGGCGCTCTAGCAGTTCCAGTTCCAgctcctcctcttcatcttcctcctcctcctcctcctcctcctcttcctcctcctcttcgtcttcttcctcttcctcctcatcttcctcctcctcctcgtcttcctccccttcccctgctAAGCCTGGCCCTCAGGCCTTGCCCAAACCTGCAAGCCCCAAGAAGCCACCCCCTGGCGAGCGGAG CCTCCTCCCTGTCTCCCCGTCTCCACGCCATTCTCTTCCACATGTAGCCAGAGGGACCTTTCTAAAACGCACATCTGGCTACTTCCCTCCACTCCACAAATCCTTCGGGACGCCCTGTGGCCTGCAGGACAAAGCCCCACCTCTGCGGGAGTGGCGTGTGAGGCTCTTCACCAACGGGCCTTGCCCGCCCTGTGTTCTCCTCCTGCCCGCCCCCACACATGCCCTGTGCTCCAGCCACACCCAGCGCCTTGCAGTCTAA